One genomic region from Frateuria soli encodes:
- a CDS encoding D-alanyl-D-alanine carboxypeptidase family protein, translating to MSFFRRTLTTFAAAALVVGAAFAQQTPPKPSPVPRPTVPEAPVPPPPDVDGKAWVLMDYATGQILASKNPDERVEPASITKIMTDYVVSAELANGKIKMTDPVTISEHAWRGGGAGTDGSTSFLKLNSQVPLKDLLYGMIIQSGNDAAIALAEHTAGSEGAFANLMNAYAKQLGMTGSHFENASGYPIENHYTTARDIAILSRALIHDFPEDYAISAIKQFEWNGIKQGNRNTLLWRDPSVDGIKTGHTAAAGYCLAASAKQGDSRMIAIVMGASSEKARADSAMALLNYGFRFYETHKLYDAGKPLATPKLWKGEADKLPIGIAQPLDVTVKRGQYDKLKATMDIPATLVAPFKKGQQVGTLRVTLDGKPLQSMPLVALNDAPQGGFFKRLWDSILLWFHGDKKDDAQATAPAADAK from the coding sequence ATGAGCTTTTTCCGCCGTACCCTGACCACCTTTGCCGCCGCCGCGCTGGTCGTTGGCGCCGCGTTCGCGCAGCAGACGCCGCCGAAGCCTTCGCCGGTGCCGCGCCCGACCGTGCCGGAGGCGCCGGTGCCGCCGCCGCCGGACGTGGACGGCAAGGCCTGGGTGCTGATGGATTACGCGACCGGGCAGATCCTGGCCAGCAAGAACCCGGACGAACGCGTCGAGCCGGCCTCGATCACCAAGATCATGACCGACTACGTGGTCTCGGCGGAGCTCGCCAACGGCAAGATCAAGATGACCGATCCGGTCACCATCAGCGAGCACGCCTGGCGCGGTGGCGGCGCGGGCACCGACGGCTCGACCAGCTTCCTCAAGCTCAACAGCCAGGTCCCGCTGAAGGACTTGCTGTACGGCATGATCATCCAGTCCGGCAACGACGCGGCGATCGCGCTGGCCGAGCACACCGCCGGCTCCGAGGGCGCTTTTGCGAACCTAATGAACGCCTACGCCAAGCAGCTGGGCATGACCGGTTCGCACTTCGAGAACGCCTCCGGCTACCCGATCGAGAACCACTACACCACCGCGCGCGACATCGCGATCCTCTCCCGTGCGCTGATCCATGATTTCCCGGAGGACTACGCGATCTCCGCGATCAAGCAGTTCGAGTGGAACGGCATCAAGCAGGGCAACCGCAACACCTTGCTGTGGCGCGATCCCAGCGTGGACGGCATCAAGACCGGCCATACCGCCGCGGCCGGCTACTGCCTGGCCGCCTCGGCCAAGCAGGGCGACTCGCGCATGATCGCCATCGTGATGGGCGCCAGCTCCGAGAAGGCGCGTGCCGATTCGGCGATGGCCCTGCTCAACTACGGCTTCCGGTTCTACGAGACCCACAAGCTGTACGACGCCGGCAAGCCGCTGGCCACGCCGAAGCTGTGGAAGGGCGAGGCCGACAAGCTGCCGATCGGCATCGCCCAGCCGCTGGACGTGACCGTCAAGCGCGGCCAGTACGACAAGCTCAAGGCCACCATGGACATCCCCGCCACGCTGGTCGCCCCGTTCAAGAAGGGCCAGCAGGTGGGCACCCTGCGCGTCACGCTGGACGGCAAGCCGCTGCAGTCGATGCCGCTGGTGGCCCTGAACGACGCCCCGCAGGGCGGCTTCTTCAAGCGCCTGTGGGATTCCATCCTGCTGTGGTTCCACGGCGACAAGAAGGACGACGCTCAAGCCACGGCCCCTGCCGCGGACGCCAAGTGA
- a CDS encoding septal ring lytic transglycosylase RlpA family protein yields the protein MNWRAGVLVILTLALAGCGGSRPRPSHGGKAVGPHAEGGQGGVRDDISRPQSSRYRDSSDSVPPPIDVSTIPEPVPKVEPRSLYGNKSPYTVLGKTYRVLPSARGYDERGIASFYGAKFHGYKTSSLENYDMYAFSAAHKTLPLPSYARVTNLQNGKSVIVRINDRGPFHENRLIDLSYAAAVKIGVWPKGTGLVEVRAIDPAHPDDDAAPVELTSQPAVPPGSAHAAIWLQVGAFADLANADRVATRLRSARLAPVQVTDVEVDGRDIRRVRVGPLDDVDQADRVTDQIERLGLPRPRVAVD from the coding sequence ATGAACTGGCGCGCGGGCGTCCTGGTGATACTCACCCTGGCGCTGGCCGGTTGCGGTGGCTCGCGTCCGCGTCCCTCGCACGGCGGCAAGGCCGTGGGGCCGCACGCCGAAGGCGGCCAGGGCGGCGTCCGCGACGACATCAGCCGGCCGCAGTCGAGCCGTTACCGCGACAGCAGCGACAGCGTCCCGCCCCCGATCGACGTCAGCACGATTCCCGAGCCGGTGCCGAAGGTCGAGCCGCGCTCGCTGTACGGCAACAAGTCGCCCTACACCGTGCTCGGCAAGACCTACCGGGTGCTGCCCAGCGCGCGCGGCTACGACGAGCGCGGCATCGCCTCGTTCTACGGCGCCAAGTTCCACGGCTACAAGACCTCCAGCCTGGAGAACTACGACATGTATGCGTTCAGCGCGGCGCACAAGACGCTGCCGCTGCCGAGCTATGCGCGCGTGACCAATCTCCAGAACGGCAAGAGCGTGATCGTGCGCATCAACGATCGCGGCCCGTTCCACGAGAACCGGCTGATCGACCTGTCCTATGCCGCCGCCGTGAAGATCGGCGTCTGGCCCAAGGGCACCGGGCTGGTCGAGGTGCGCGCGATCGACCCGGCCCATCCGGACGACGATGCGGCGCCCGTGGAACTGACGAGCCAGCCGGCGGTCCCACCGGGTAGCGCCCACGCGGCGATCTGGCTGCAGGTGGGCGCGTTCGCGGATCTGGCCAACGCCGACCGCGTGGCCACCCGGCTCCGTTCGGCCAGGCTGGCGCCGGTACAGGTGACCGACGTGGAGGTCGACGGGCGTGACATTCGCCGCGTGCGGGTGGGTCCGCTGGACGACGTCGACCAGGCCGACCGCGTGACCGACCAGATCGAACGGCTCGGCCTTCCCCGACCACGGGTCGCGGTAGACTGA
- a CDS encoding carboxy terminal-processing peptidase — translation MTLRPTLVLLLALVLPAAHAQAQAPAAQGEEAHKASTLPLKATPTQADAAQLSARFLTRFHYDAKPLDDVMSAKIYKAYFDMLDGEKVFFTQADMARFEPLKTKLDDAIWNKDLSGPFSVFNLYVRRAIDRMNYARGLLKQGFDLTREESYTYDREHAAWPIDQHALDDLWRKRTKNDWLRLKLAGKSDADIRKTLDKRYAGYIDRVKQLDGEDAFQTFMNAYAETTDPHTDYLGPRAAENFDIAMKLSLEGIGAVLQARDEYTQIREVVPGGPADKSGKVQVGDRIVAIGQGTEGPMVDVIGWRLDDVVDKIRGKKDTTVRLEILPADAGLDGKHELVTLVRKKVSIEEQAAKKKIIEVKDGNATRKIGVIDLPTFYSDFGARREGDKDYKSATRDVAKLLGELKAAGVQGVVIDLRNNGGGSLAEANELTGLFIDQGPVVQVRDARGQVEVQGDDEAGLAWSGPMAVLVNRGSASASEIFSAAIQDYGRGLIIGEPTFGKGTVQNLVDLDRFAQGAGEKPQFGELKMTIAEFFRINGGSTQLKGVTPDILFPKNGDEKDFGESTYDNALPWTQIQKAPYSQVADLTAYLPQLKGKHYARVAKSPAWQLMLDELAQYRKMRDQTTVSLNLAERQAERKRQDAIQADFRARHKAIDGTDGSLADEETPLDDGLNANERSLKAELKQEKEAKNAKDPQLQETAHILFDAIGMIRNDPKLAAEVLPYGGKFSTAAVLPPEKPATQPH, via the coding sequence ATGACCCTGCGCCCCACGCTCGTCCTGCTGCTCGCCCTGGTCCTGCCGGCCGCCCATGCCCAAGCGCAGGCGCCCGCCGCGCAGGGCGAGGAGGCCCACAAGGCTTCCACGCTGCCGCTGAAGGCCACGCCCACCCAGGCCGACGCCGCGCAGCTGTCCGCGCGCTTCCTGACGCGCTTCCATTACGACGCCAAGCCGCTCGACGACGTCATGTCGGCCAAGATCTACAAGGCCTACTTCGACATGCTCGACGGCGAGAAGGTGTTCTTCACCCAGGCCGACATGGCCCGCTTCGAGCCGCTGAAGACCAAGCTCGACGACGCCATCTGGAACAAGGACCTGTCCGGCCCGTTCAGCGTGTTCAACCTGTACGTGCGCCGCGCCATCGACCGCATGAACTATGCGCGCGGCCTGCTCAAGCAGGGCTTCGACCTGACCAGGGAAGAAAGCTACACCTACGACCGCGAGCACGCCGCCTGGCCGATCGACCAGCACGCGCTGGACGACCTGTGGCGCAAGCGCACCAAGAACGACTGGCTGCGCCTGAAGCTCGCCGGCAAGAGCGACGCGGACATCCGCAAGACGCTGGACAAGCGCTACGCCGGCTACATCGACCGCGTGAAGCAGCTCGACGGCGAGGACGCGTTCCAGACCTTCATGAACGCCTACGCCGAAACCACTGATCCGCACACCGACTACCTCGGTCCGCGCGCCGCGGAAAACTTCGACATCGCCATGAAGCTCTCGCTGGAGGGCATCGGCGCGGTGCTGCAGGCGCGCGACGAGTACACGCAGATCCGCGAGGTCGTCCCCGGTGGCCCGGCCGACAAGTCCGGCAAGGTGCAGGTGGGCGACCGCATCGTGGCGATCGGGCAGGGCACCGAGGGCCCGATGGTCGACGTGATCGGCTGGCGGCTGGACGACGTGGTCGACAAGATCCGCGGCAAGAAGGACACCACCGTGCGGCTGGAGATCCTGCCGGCCGACGCCGGCCTGGACGGCAAGCACGAGCTGGTCACGCTGGTGCGCAAGAAGGTCAGCATCGAGGAGCAGGCCGCCAAGAAGAAGATCATCGAGGTCAAGGACGGAAACGCCACCCGCAAGATCGGCGTGATCGACCTGCCCACGTTCTATTCCGACTTCGGCGCGCGCCGCGAGGGCGACAAGGATTACAAGAGCGCCACCCGCGACGTTGCCAAGCTGCTCGGCGAGCTCAAGGCCGCCGGCGTGCAGGGCGTGGTGATCGACCTGCGCAACAACGGCGGCGGTTCGCTGGCCGAGGCCAACGAGCTGACCGGCCTGTTCATCGACCAGGGGCCCGTGGTGCAGGTGCGTGACGCGCGCGGCCAGGTCGAGGTGCAGGGCGACGACGAGGCCGGCCTGGCCTGGAGCGGCCCGATGGCGGTGCTGGTCAACCGTGGCTCCGCGTCCGCCTCGGAAATCTTCTCCGCTGCGATCCAGGATTACGGCCGCGGGCTGATCATCGGCGAACCGACCTTCGGCAAGGGCACCGTGCAGAACCTGGTGGACCTCGACCGCTTCGCCCAGGGCGCCGGCGAGAAGCCGCAGTTCGGCGAGCTCAAGATGACGATCGCCGAGTTCTTCCGCATCAACGGCGGCTCGACCCAGTTGAAGGGCGTCACGCCGGACATCCTGTTCCCGAAGAACGGCGACGAGAAGGACTTCGGCGAGTCGACCTATGACAATGCGCTGCCGTGGACGCAGATCCAGAAGGCGCCCTACAGCCAGGTCGCCGACCTGACCGCCTACCTGCCGCAGCTGAAAGGCAAGCATTACGCGCGCGTGGCCAAGTCGCCCGCCTGGCAGCTGATGCTCGACGAGCTGGCGCAGTACAGGAAGATGCGCGACCAGACCACGGTGTCGCTCAACCTTGCCGAACGCCAGGCCGAGCGCAAGCGCCAGGATGCGATCCAGGCCGACTTCCGCGCCCGCCACAAGGCGATCGACGGCACCGACGGCAGCCTGGCGGATGAGGAAACTCCGCTGGACGACGGCCTCAACGCGAACGAACGCAGCCTCAAGGCCGAGCTCAAGCAGGAGAAGGAAGCCAAGAACGCGAAGGATCCGCAGCTGCAGGAAACGGCGCACATCCTGTTCGACGCGATCGGGATGATCAGGAACGATCCCAAGCTGGCGGCCGAGGTCCTCCCCTACGGCGGCAAGTTCTCCACCGCAGCGGTGTTGCCGCCGGAGAAACCGGCCACGCAGCCGCACTGA
- the lipB gene encoding lipoyl(octanoyl) transferase LipB, whose amino-acid sequence MPPHSRPLLIRRLGRQPYERTWKAMSAFTDARGPDTPDELWLLEHDPVFTLGQAGKMEHVLAPGDIPLIPVDRGGQVTYHGPGQIVGYPLVDLRRTGVGVRELVHRIEQALIDTLAHWSIDAARMEGAPGVYVAGAKVAALGLRVRRGCSFHGLAFNVAMDLEPFGRINPCGYKGLAVTQVLDLGGPSQLAQVEDVLVEQFCRQFGFHAVPAAPVLPELPARAAV is encoded by the coding sequence ATGCCCCCCCACTCCCGCCCGCTCCTCATCCGCCGCCTCGGCCGCCAGCCCTACGAGCGCACCTGGAAGGCGATGAGCGCCTTCACCGACGCGCGCGGCCCGGACACCCCCGACGAGCTGTGGCTGCTCGAGCACGACCCGGTGTTCACCCTGGGCCAGGCCGGCAAGATGGAGCACGTGCTGGCGCCCGGCGACATCCCGCTGATCCCGGTCGACCGCGGCGGCCAGGTGACCTACCACGGGCCGGGCCAGATCGTCGGCTACCCGCTGGTCGACCTGCGCCGCACCGGCGTGGGCGTGCGCGAGCTGGTCCATCGCATCGAGCAGGCGCTGATCGATACGCTCGCGCACTGGTCGATCGACGCCGCGCGGATGGAAGGCGCCCCGGGCGTCTACGTGGCCGGCGCCAAGGTGGCCGCCCTGGGCCTGCGCGTGCGCCGGGGCTGCAGCTTCCACGGACTGGCCTTCAACGTGGCCATGGACCTGGAGCCCTTCGGCCGCATCAACCCCTGTGGCTACAAGGGTTTGGCTGTCACGCAAGTGCTAGACTTGGGCGGCCCGTCGCAGTTGGCGCAAGTCGAGGACGTGCTGGTGGAGCAATTCTGCCGCCAGTTCGGCTTCCACGCGGTGCCGGCCGCTCCCGTCCTCCCCGAACTCCCCGCGCGCGCCGCGGTCTAG
- a CDS encoding YbeD family protein, producing the protein MHEIDFSQAKKEGKGFRFPGEFEITALGDASADLPRRVPRILEGEGLHVLHETVSHRASREGKFVSVTVSFRCDNREQYDGAHAALRADPAIRYTL; encoded by the coding sequence ATGCACGAGATCGACTTCAGCCAGGCGAAGAAGGAAGGCAAGGGCTTCCGGTTTCCCGGTGAGTTCGAGATCACCGCGCTCGGCGACGCCAGCGCGGACCTGCCCAGGCGGGTGCCGCGGATTCTCGAGGGCGAGGGTCTGCACGTACTGCACGAGACGGTCAGCCACCGCGCCTCGCGCGAGGGCAAGTTCGTCTCGGTGACGGTGAGTTTCCGTTGCGACAACCGCGAGCAGTACGACGGCGCGCACGCGGCGCTGCGGGCCGATCCGGCGATCCGCTACACGCTCTGA
- a CDS encoding M1 family metallopeptidase produces the protein MHPRLSLLALGITLGLAAGAHASTTEQPKLTAQTRNSGGAMPAEQARLHFDHAELHFAIDPARRHLDGEATLRFTAREPTDVLLLDLDRNLPIRSVAVDGKPLARDAWSNPDGRLRIRLAQPLGKDDSVSTTIVYGGKPHVAKRAPWDGGFVWSHTKDGQPWVASAVEGEGCDLFWPCIDQPTGEPDLVDTYVTVPKALAAPGNGVLVEIRDNGATRTWHWRIKQPDTYAITLNVGPFEELRGDYKSRYGNTIPMELWYLRGHEADARALFAEFPRMLDFFEQQIGPYPFGDEKMGVVETPHLGMEHQTLNAYGNGYPKSAYGFDWLLQHEFAHEWFGNQVTNRNWDDMWLHEGFGTYMQPLYGQYLHGDMPYFSMLHEERMKLSNTSPIVSGQPRTEEEVYDGKTGPGLDIYYKGSLVLHTLRELIGDDAFFESVRRLVYGRPDPEPGNFRPRYATTKEYIGIVDQVTGKDLKWFFDVYLYDAKLPRLETNRRGDMLQFRWVTAHGEPFPMPLDVQVGDTVHTLAMAGGTGELKVPEGSLMIVDPRSKVLREMPHVEAFQAWEKAQKADKKAKEKAAQKN, from the coding sequence ATGCATCCCCGCCTGTCCCTGCTGGCGCTTGGCATCACGCTCGGCCTCGCCGCCGGCGCACACGCGTCCACCACCGAACAGCCCAAGCTCACCGCGCAAACCAGGAACTCCGGCGGCGCAATGCCGGCCGAGCAGGCGCGCCTGCACTTCGACCACGCGGAACTGCACTTCGCCATCGATCCGGCCAGGCGCCATCTCGATGGCGAGGCGACGCTGCGCTTCACCGCCCGCGAGCCGACCGATGTGCTGCTGCTGGACCTGGACAGGAACCTGCCGATCCGCAGCGTGGCCGTCGACGGCAAGCCGCTGGCCAGGGACGCCTGGAGCAACCCGGACGGTCGCTTGCGCATCCGCCTGGCGCAGCCGCTGGGCAAGGACGACAGCGTCAGCACCACCATCGTCTACGGCGGCAAGCCGCACGTCGCCAAGCGCGCGCCGTGGGACGGCGGCTTCGTATGGAGCCATACCAAGGACGGCCAACCGTGGGTCGCCAGTGCCGTCGAGGGCGAGGGCTGCGACCTGTTCTGGCCGTGCATCGACCAGCCCACGGGCGAGCCGGACCTGGTCGACACCTACGTGACCGTGCCCAAGGCGCTCGCCGCGCCGGGCAACGGGGTGCTGGTCGAGATCAGGGACAACGGCGCCACGCGCACCTGGCACTGGCGCATCAAGCAGCCGGACACCTACGCGATCACCCTCAACGTGGGGCCGTTCGAGGAACTCAGGGGCGACTACAAGAGCCGCTACGGCAACACCATCCCGATGGAGCTCTGGTATCTGCGCGGGCACGAGGCGGACGCCAGGGCGTTGTTCGCCGAGTTCCCGCGCATGCTCGACTTCTTCGAACAGCAGATCGGCCCCTACCCGTTCGGCGACGAGAAGATGGGCGTGGTCGAGACGCCGCACCTGGGGATGGAACACCAGACCCTCAACGCCTACGGCAACGGCTACCCCAAGAGCGCGTACGGTTTCGACTGGCTGCTGCAGCACGAGTTCGCGCACGAGTGGTTCGGCAACCAGGTGACCAACCGCAACTGGGACGACATGTGGCTGCACGAGGGCTTCGGCACCTACATGCAGCCGCTGTACGGGCAGTATCTGCATGGCGACATGCCGTATTTCTCGATGCTCCACGAGGAACGGATGAAGCTCTCCAACACCTCGCCGATCGTTTCCGGCCAGCCCAGGACCGAGGAAGAGGTGTACGACGGGAAGACCGGGCCGGGCCTGGACATCTACTACAAGGGTTCGCTGGTGCTGCACACGTTGCGCGAGCTGATCGGCGACGACGCCTTCTTCGAGAGCGTGCGGCGACTGGTCTACGGACGGCCGGACCCGGAACCGGGCAACTTCAGGCCGCGCTATGCGACCACGAAGGAATACATCGGCATCGTCGACCAGGTGACCGGCAAGGATCTGAAGTGGTTCTTCGACGTGTACCTGTATGACGCGAAGCTGCCGAGGCTGGAGACGAACCGGCGCGGGGACATGTTGCAGTTCCGCTGGGTGACCGCTCATGGCGAGCCATTCCCGATGCCGCTGGACGTGCAGGTGGGCGACACCGTGCACACGCTGGCGATGGCCGGCGGCACCGGCGAACTCAAGGTCCCGGAGGGAAGCCTGATGATCGTCGACCCCCGCTCGAAGGTGCTGCGCGAGATGCCGCACGTGGAGGCGTTCCAGGCGTGGGAGAAGGCGCAGAAGGCGGACAAGAAGGCGAAGGAAAAGGCCGCGCAGAAAAACTGA
- the mltB gene encoding lytic murein transglycosylase B, with translation MSLFRSCRLPGVLAALLLAIAPVHAQKTVHPGQAELVREVARDTGKDPARLNALLSGAQMQQSIIDAMNRPAEAKPWKDYRPIFITPKRIDEGVAFYREHRELIERIADKYGVAPEYLVAILGVETFYGRNTGKYKVLDALVTLGLYYPPRAEFFREQLKVLLELPADHLAGPLDTLTGSYAGAQGWGQFMPSSIRDFGVDGDHDGHIDMLGSLPDILASVANYFVGHGWERGGPVAARAQPDTAPRPLEVPDAKPRWPLEQLEAWGYAPVEALDPGRPTSLQVLEGGNGPEYWFTFQNFYVITRYNKSPLYALAVHQLAQGIAAGVRSADAVP, from the coding sequence ATGTCCCTTTTCCGCTCGTGCCGCCTGCCCGGCGTGCTCGCTGCCCTCCTGCTGGCCATCGCGCCGGTGCATGCCCAGAAGACCGTCCACCCCGGCCAGGCCGAACTGGTGCGCGAGGTGGCCCGCGACACCGGCAAGGATCCGGCCCGGTTGAACGCGTTGCTGAGCGGCGCCCAAATGCAGCAATCCATCATCGACGCGATGAACCGCCCGGCCGAAGCCAAGCCGTGGAAGGATTACCGGCCGATCTTCATCACGCCCAAGCGGATCGATGAAGGCGTGGCGTTCTATCGCGAGCATAGAGAACTGATCGAGCGCATTGCCGACAAATATGGCGTGGCGCCCGAATACCTGGTCGCCATCCTCGGCGTGGAAACCTTCTACGGTCGCAACACCGGCAAGTACAAGGTGCTCGACGCGCTGGTGACGCTGGGTCTGTATTACCCGCCGCGCGCGGAGTTCTTCCGCGAGCAGCTCAAGGTGCTGCTGGAGCTTCCGGCCGACCACCTGGCCGGCCCGCTGGACACGCTCACCGGCTCCTATGCCGGTGCGCAGGGCTGGGGCCAGTTCATGCCCTCGAGCATCCGCGACTTCGGCGTGGACGGCGACCACGACGGCCACATCGACATGCTCGGCTCGCTGCCGGACATCCTGGCCAGCGTCGCCAACTACTTCGTCGGCCACGGCTGGGAGCGTGGCGGCCCGGTGGCGGCGCGGGCGCAGCCGGATACGGCGCCGCGTCCGCTGGAGGTGCCCGACGCGAAGCCGCGCTGGCCGCTGGAGCAGCTGGAAGCCTGGGGCTATGCCCCCGTCGAGGCGCTTGATCCGGGCCGGCCGACCAGCCTGCAGGTGCTCGAGGGCGGCAACGGACCGGAGTACTGGTTCACCTTCCAGAACTTCTACGTGATCACCCGCTACAACAAGAGCCCGCTTTACGCCCTGGCGGTGCACCAGTTGGCACAGGGCATCGCCGCCGGCGTGCGCTCGGCGGACGCCGTGCCATGA
- the rodA gene encoding rod shape-determining protein RodA gives MIGTVYARMRRFLRRIMTRPRIDLPLATGLFLLAMVGLVTLYSAGGGDLGLVGGQAARFVLGAALLLLISRIAPTVLRSWTPWLYAGSTALLVLVAILGEGRGAYRWLDLGFMRFQPSELLKLTMPMMVAWYLHPRQLPPSWKDMAVVGILIAIPAGLIAEQPDLGTALLVTGAGAFALFLAGVAWWRIGLLAGIAAAMVPIGWHFMHQYQRDRVLTLLNPEADPLGNGWHIIQSQIAVGSGGIFGKGWMHGTQSRLDFLPEHTTDFIFAVFSEEFGLVGVVALLALYAFIIGRCLWIAMEARDTYSRLLAGAIGMSFFVYVFVNGGMIAGMLPVVGVPLPFVSYGGTSAVSLLSGFGVLMSIHANRKMHD, from the coding sequence ATGATCGGTACGGTTTACGCACGCATGCGCCGCTTCCTGCGCCGGATCATGACCCGGCCGCGGATCGACCTGCCGCTGGCCACGGGGCTGTTCCTGCTGGCCATGGTAGGGCTGGTCACCCTGTACAGCGCCGGTGGCGGCGACCTGGGCCTGGTCGGTGGCCAGGCGGCGCGCTTCGTGCTCGGCGCCGCGCTGCTGCTGCTGATCTCGCGCATCGCGCCGACGGTGTTGCGCAGCTGGACGCCCTGGCTCTATGCCGGCAGCACCGCGCTGCTGGTGCTGGTGGCGATCCTGGGCGAGGGTCGCGGCGCCTACCGGTGGCTGGACCTCGGCTTCATGCGCTTCCAGCCCTCCGAGCTGCTCAAGCTGACCATGCCGATGATGGTCGCCTGGTACCTGCACCCGCGCCAGTTGCCGCCGAGCTGGAAGGACATGGCGGTGGTGGGAATCCTGATCGCCATCCCCGCCGGCCTGATCGCCGAGCAGCCGGACCTGGGCACGGCGTTGCTGGTCACCGGTGCCGGCGCCTTCGCGTTGTTCCTGGCTGGCGTGGCGTGGTGGCGGATCGGGCTGCTGGCCGGCATCGCCGCGGCGATGGTGCCGATCGGCTGGCATTTCATGCACCAGTACCAGCGCGACCGCGTGCTGACCCTGCTCAATCCCGAGGCCGATCCGCTGGGCAACGGCTGGCACATCATCCAGTCGCAGATCGCGGTGGGTTCCGGCGGCATCTTCGGCAAGGGCTGGATGCACGGCACGCAGTCGCGGCTGGACTTCCTGCCCGAGCACACTACCGACTTCATCTTCGCGGTGTTCTCCGAGGAGTTCGGCCTGGTCGGCGTGGTGGCGCTGCTGGCGCTGTACGCCTTCATCATCGGACGCTGCCTGTGGATCGCGATGGAGGCGCGCGATACCTATTCGCGCCTGCTTGCCGGCGCGATCGGGATGAGCTTCTTCGTCTACGTGTTCGTCAACGGCGGCATGATCGCCGGCATGCTGCCGGTGGTCGGCGTGCCGCTGCCGTTCGTGAGCTACGGCGGCACCTCGGCAGTCAGCCTGCTGAGCGGATTCGGCGTGCTGATGTCGATCCACGCCAACCGCAAGATGCATGACTGA
- the lipA gene encoding lipoyl synthase — MSEISSRVIPISVVDAPEKQLGNDKIARNRAAFDTSVPTLRKPSWIRVRLPQGNAVQELKARLRENALVTVCEEASCPNIHECFSRGTATFMILGEVCTRRCSFCDVAHGRPQPPDPLEPARLAQTIADMRLKYVVITSVDRDDLRDGGAEHFASCIRAVRHASPDIRIEILTPDFRGKGRMERALEVLQAFPPDVFNHNLETVPHLYREVRPGADYQWSLDLLKRFKAQHPEIPTKSGIMLGLGETFDQVVETLRDLRAHDVEMITIGQYLQPTPHHHPVVRYWTPDEFDALREAGEAMGFHHVASGPLVRSSYHADLQAHAAGVTEVA, encoded by the coding sequence ATGAGCGAAATTTCCTCCAGGGTGATCCCGATCAGCGTCGTCGATGCCCCCGAAAAACAGCTGGGCAACGACAAGATTGCCCGCAACCGTGCCGCGTTCGACACCAGCGTGCCGACCCTGCGCAAGCCCTCGTGGATCCGCGTGCGGCTGCCGCAGGGCAATGCGGTGCAGGAACTGAAGGCGCGCCTGCGCGAGAACGCCCTGGTGACGGTGTGCGAGGAGGCCTCCTGCCCGAACATCCACGAGTGCTTCTCCCGCGGCACCGCCACCTTCATGATCCTGGGCGAGGTATGCACGCGGCGCTGCTCGTTCTGCGACGTCGCCCACGGGCGCCCGCAACCGCCCGATCCGCTGGAGCCGGCGCGCCTGGCGCAGACGATCGCCGACATGCGCCTGAAGTACGTGGTGATCACCTCGGTCGACCGCGACGACCTGCGCGACGGCGGCGCCGAACACTTCGCCAGCTGCATCCGTGCCGTGCGGCACGCCAGCCCGGACATCAGGATCGAGATCCTCACCCCCGACTTCCGCGGCAAGGGGCGCATGGAACGGGCGCTCGAGGTGCTCCAGGCCTTCCCGCCGGACGTCTTCAACCACAACCTCGAAACCGTCCCGCACCTGTACCGCGAAGTGCGTCCGGGCGCCGACTACCAGTGGTCGCTGGACCTGCTCAAGCGCTTCAAGGCGCAGCACCCCGAGATCCCGACCAAGTCCGGCATCATGCTGGGCCTGGGCGAGACGTTCGACCAGGTGGTCGAGACGCTGCGCGATCTACGTGCCCATGACGTGGAAATGATCACCATCGGCCAGTATCTGCAGCCCACGCCGCACCACCACCCGGTCGTGCGCTACTGGACCCCCGACGAGTTCGACGCGCTGCGCGAGGCCGGCGAGGCGATGGGTTTCCACCACGTCGCGTCCGGCCCGCTGGTGCGTTCCTCCTACCATGCCGACCTGCAGGCCCATGCAGCCGGCGTCACCGAAGTCGCCTGA